The region ATCATCTTCTCGACACCCCAGAATTGATTGTATCTATTTCAGGCACTCAGCTATCCTGACCTTAGGTATGGGCCTCCCCAATCGCGAGACAGTCAGTTTTCCGCAGACCACCGCCTCTGTCCTGCTGGACCTCATCCGTGGTTTAGCAGCAATACTGGTTCTGCTCTCTCATTGGAAGATTCTTTACTTTGTCGATTATCCGAAGATTCCGTCCCACCGGATTTTTTTCGCTTTCCCCTATGTTCTGGCAGCTGCGGGGCATCAGGCCGTCCTCATCTTTTTCGTTCTGAGCGGATACCTGATCGGGGGCAGCATTTTTCGATCCGTCGATCGAGGCGCCTGGAGCTGGAAATCCTACCTGACCCACAGATTCGTCCGCCTCTGGGTCGTTTTGATTCCAGGACTGGTGCTGGGCGGCCTGCTGGATTGGACCGGCATGCATCTCCGGCTGACTCAGACTCTTTACAGCGTTCCGAGCCCTAAGACACACAGTCTCGATATCGCACACACCCTGGCGCCGCATATCTTTTGGGGAAATGTGGCGTTTCTACAAACCGTTCTGGTGCCGGTCTTTGGTTCGAATGGATCCCTGTGGAGCCTTGCAAACGAATTCTGGTATTACCTTCTATTTCCACTTCTTTGGCTGGCTCTTACACGCAATTCCAAAACCCCGGTTTCACTCGTTCGCCGGATCATTTATCTATGCCTATTCCTTGCGCTCGCATGGTTTTTACGATCGTCCCTGCTTAATCTCTTCCCGGTCTGGCTCGCCGGCACTCTGCTTGCGCGTATCCCTCCGCCCTCTTTCGGGCCGAAGATAAGGGCGACGTGCGCGCTGCTTTATTTCGTCCTGTTGATGCTGAGCACAAAAGTTCACGCACTGCCCGGCCTTGAACAGGATTATGTCCTCGGCATTGTCACCTTCTTTTTCTTCTGGAGCATCCTTTCCGCCCGTGAACGAGCTGCGGATTCACGATTCACTCACTTCTCCCGGAACATCTCACGATTTTCCTACACCCTTTACGTCGTTCATATGCCGGCATTGCTGTTTCTCACGGCTCTTTTTGCCGGATATAACCTGTGGAGTCCCACTGATCTTCGCCACCACGCAATGGCTCTTGTGATTCTGGCTGCAGTTCTCCTGTACGCGTGGATCATCGCAACGTTTACCGAGTTCCGGACAGATCGCGTGCGGCGCTGGGTGGAAAATCTGCTGGGAGCCGACCGCCCCCACCAGAAGTCCTCTTCTGTCGCGGTGCAATCCAAGGGCTGAGGACTCGGCCATGTCTGGAATCCGAACCGGCAATGGTCTACGTTGAGGATGAATTCCGTCTTCAACACACAACAGAATTCAACTGCTCTTTATCCTGATTAGAATGCGAGCACATGCCAACTCCCCAACGACACTTCGCCCCCATTGATTTCAAGTCGCGGTTCCCAGCTCTCGACGGAATCAGGGCATTGGCCATTGTTATGGTTTTTGCTTTCCATTACGGAGGCGGAACGCATGGCGGCACTTTTTTAAATCTGATCAACCAGATCAGGCTGCGAGGATGGACCGGCGTTGACCTCTTCTTTACGCTATCGGGCTTTCTGATCACCGGGATTCTGTACGACACACGAACGGACTCGCACTTCTTCAAGCGCTTTTTTGCCCGACGCAGCGTGCGAATCTTTCCGATCTTCTACCTCGTCCTGCTGATATTCGCGATCCTGACTCCGATCCTTCACTACCAGTGGAAGATTGGACATGCGCTGTTTCCTTTTTACCTGGGAAACCTCTCCCTGGCGGCAGACCCCTCGCTTGAGACGATCCAGTCGGCGACACATCCAGCCTGGTCAGCGCATC is a window of Edaphobacter sp. 12200R-103 DNA encoding:
- a CDS encoding acyltransferase translates to MGLPNRETVSFPQTTASVLLDLIRGLAAILVLLSHWKILYFVDYPKIPSHRIFFAFPYVLAAAGHQAVLIFFVLSGYLIGGSIFRSVDRGAWSWKSYLTHRFVRLWVVLIPGLVLGGLLDWTGMHLRLTQTLYSVPSPKTHSLDIAHTLAPHIFWGNVAFLQTVLVPVFGSNGSLWSLANEFWYYLLFPLLWLALTRNSKTPVSLVRRIIYLCLFLALAWFLRSSLLNLFPVWLAGTLLARIPPPSFGPKIRATCALLYFVLLMLSTKVHALPGLEQDYVLGIVTFFFFWSILSARERAADSRFTHFSRNISRFSYTLYVVHMPALLFLTALFAGYNLWSPTDLRHHAMALVILAAVLLYAWIIATFTEFRTDRVRRWVENLLGADRPHQKSSSVAVQSKG